In Halopseudomonas nanhaiensis, a single window of DNA contains:
- a CDS encoding polysaccharide biosynthesis tyrosine autokinase, with the protein MQTNQTHTQDDNEIDLLALLGALIDGKWIILGFTFLFAVAGIAYALLATPIYQANALIQIEEKTGSSLSGLSELTDMFGSTSKAVTEIELLKSRAVIGQAVQNLKLDIIATPKHFPAIGAWAARRFEPESIGDVAQPLFGLDAYAWGGEVIDVFQLDVPPRYLGETLTLTAIDHASFAIADEDGNLLVEGTVGQQIDEFGFQVQIAQLIARPGTQFELIRQRRLNTILQYQEELGASERGKDSGIIALSLKHEDPAYATRVLDEVSRLYVRQNVERNSAEAAQSLEFLRQQLPQVRTELERYEQALNEYQTSNKSVNITIETQAVLDQLVELDTLISEQNLKRAELERRFTREHPTYQALIEQTAQLERQRSELASKIENLPQTQQELLRLTRDVTVTTEVYTAMLNTAQELDVLRAGTVGNVRVVDTADVNLAAPVAPKKSMIVLVATLLGGFVGVALVLLRQALNRGIEDPDVIEQLGLPVYAAIPFSKDQEALEKRARDRNDKGPSSLLLAVNNPADLSIESLRSLRTSLHFARLEAKNNILMISGPSPSVGKSFVSSNLAVIMAQAGQKVLLIDADMRKGYVNKMFRMQPTNGLSELLAAQLTSDQAIRQTEVENLHFVPRGQVPPNPSELLMHPNFIAFIENVSSQYDLVIIDTPPILAVTDAAIVGRSAGTSLVVTRFGVNGAKEIEVMKRRFEQNDIQLKGAIFNAVLKKAGAYGYGNSGYYNYVYQSEQS; encoded by the coding sequence ATGCAAACGAATCAGACTCACACCCAGGACGATAATGAAATCGATCTGCTTGCCCTGCTGGGCGCCCTGATCGACGGCAAATGGATCATCCTCGGCTTCACCTTCCTGTTCGCCGTTGCCGGCATCGCCTACGCCCTGCTGGCAACGCCGATCTACCAGGCCAATGCGCTGATCCAGATCGAGGAGAAAACCGGCAGCAGCCTGAGCGGCCTGAGTGAACTGACCGACATGTTCGGCTCCACCTCCAAGGCGGTAACCGAGATCGAGCTGCTCAAGTCCCGCGCCGTGATCGGCCAGGCGGTGCAGAACCTCAAGCTGGACATTATCGCCACACCCAAACACTTCCCGGCGATCGGCGCCTGGGCCGCCCGCCGCTTCGAGCCGGAATCAATCGGCGACGTGGCCCAGCCGCTGTTCGGCCTGGATGCCTACGCCTGGGGCGGCGAAGTAATCGACGTATTTCAACTGGACGTACCGCCGCGCTACCTGGGCGAAACACTGACCCTCACCGCCATCGACCACGCCAGCTTCGCGATTGCCGATGAAGACGGGAACCTGCTGGTGGAAGGCACCGTAGGCCAGCAGATCGACGAGTTCGGCTTCCAGGTCCAGATCGCTCAGCTCATCGCCCGCCCCGGCACGCAATTCGAACTGATCCGCCAGCGCCGCTTGAACACCATCCTGCAATACCAGGAAGAACTCGGCGCCAGCGAGCGCGGCAAGGACAGCGGTATCATCGCCCTGAGCCTGAAGCATGAAGACCCGGCCTACGCCACCCGCGTGCTGGACGAAGTCAGCCGCCTGTATGTACGCCAGAACGTTGAACGCAACTCCGCCGAAGCGGCGCAAAGCCTGGAATTCCTCCGCCAGCAACTGCCGCAGGTACGCACCGAGCTGGAGCGCTACGAGCAGGCGCTGAACGAATACCAGACCAGCAACAAGTCGGTAAACATCACCATCGAGACCCAGGCCGTACTGGATCAGCTGGTCGAGCTGGATACGCTGATCAGCGAGCAGAACCTCAAGCGCGCCGAACTGGAGCGCCGCTTCACTCGCGAACACCCCACCTATCAGGCGCTGATCGAACAGACCGCCCAGCTGGAGCGCCAGCGCAGCGAACTGGCGAGCAAGATCGAAAACCTGCCACAAACCCAGCAGGAACTGCTGCGCCTCACTCGCGATGTGACAGTGACCACCGAGGTGTACACCGCCATGCTCAACACCGCGCAGGAGCTGGATGTCTTGCGTGCGGGCACCGTGGGCAACGTACGCGTCGTGGATACAGCCGATGTGAATCTCGCTGCGCCGGTCGCGCCGAAGAAATCGATGATCGTGCTGGTCGCAACGTTATTGGGCGGCTTCGTCGGCGTCGCACTTGTCCTACTGCGCCAGGCACTCAATCGCGGCATCGAAGACCCGGACGTGATCGAACAGCTCGGCCTGCCCGTCTACGCCGCCATACCTTTCAGCAAGGACCAGGAAGCACTGGAAAAACGCGCCCGCGACCGGAACGACAAAGGTCCCAGCTCGCTGCTGCTCGCCGTCAACAACCCCGCGGACCTGTCCATCGAATCGCTACGCAGCCTGCGCACCAGTTTGCACTTCGCGCGGCTGGAAGCGAAGAACAACATCCTGATGATCTCCGGCCCCAGCCCGTCCGTGGGCAAGTCGTTCGTCTCATCGAACCTGGCCGTGATCATGGCCCAGGCCGGCCAGAAAGTGCTGCTGATCGATGCCGACATGCGCAAGGGCTATGTGAACAAGATGTTCCGCATGCAGCCAACCAATGGCCTGTCCGAACTGCTGGCGGCGCAGCTGACCAGCGATCAGGCCATCCGGCAGACCGAAGTGGAGAACCTGCACTTCGTGCCACGCGGCCAGGTTCCGCCGAACCCGTCCGAACTGTTGATGCACCCGAACTTCATCGCTTTCATAGAAAACGTCAGCAGCCAGTACGACCTGGTCATAATAGACACCCCGCCGATCCTCGCCGTGACCGATGCCGCAATCGTAGGCCGCAGCGCAGGCACCAGTCTGGTGGTGACCCGATTTGGTGTGAACGGCGCAAAAGAGATCGAAGTCATGAAGCGGCGGTTTGAGCAAAACGATATACAGCTTAAAGGTGCGATCTTTAACGCAGTTCTCAAGAAAGCCGGCGCTTACGGATACGGGAATTCCGGCTACTACAATTATGTATATCAGTCGGAACAGAGTTAA
- a CDS encoding low molecular weight phosphotyrosine protein phosphatase, with protein sequence MFKSILIVCVGNICRSPTAEALLKHKLQGYDIKVTSAGLGALVGKGVDPTAAAVMAEHDISLHDHMARQLTREMVRDADLILTMETRHIKAICELTPEARGKTFLFGRWLNGCETPDPYRQQRQAFVHVYQILDKAANAWLPYLVR encoded by the coding sequence ATGTTCAAATCGATATTGATCGTATGTGTAGGGAATATATGTCGTAGCCCTACTGCCGAAGCGCTGCTCAAACACAAGCTGCAAGGCTACGACATCAAGGTCACCTCAGCGGGCCTGGGCGCCCTGGTCGGCAAGGGCGTAGACCCCACCGCCGCCGCCGTCATGGCTGAACATGACATCAGCCTGCACGACCACATGGCCCGCCAGCTGACGCGGGAAATGGTCCGCGATGCCGACCTGATCCTCACCATGGAAACGCGGCATATCAAGGCGATCTGCGAGCTCACGCCCGAGGCGCGGGGCAAGACGTTCCTCTTCGGCCGCTGGCTCAATGGTTGTGAAACGCCAGACCCGTACCGTCAGCAGCGCCAGGCTTTCGTGCATGTCTACCAGATCCTCGACAAGGCCGCCAACGCCTGGCTGCCCTATCTCGTCCGCTGA
- a CDS encoding DUF2235 domain-containing protein — MIKRRLILCLDGTWNSNDKSDAITNVVKLMRLIPCIGADGISQIVYYDRGVGTGPGDRITGGFSGKGLDEKIIDAYRFLGNNYHPGDEIYLFGFSRGAYTARSLAGLIDIAGVIHPSCLGEQLDELQTIRRSNQTAQHKRAAIAAISGLRRHEPAPIKCIGVWDTVGSLGIPGDWARHKSFASRWYFHDVHLGQHVDVALHALAIDEKRPAFPPTLWEKPIDQPLPPGQVVEQVWFPGVHSNIGGSYADSRLSDITLDWMIKRLRAHTRLTVDDLTLHPAAQTIEDCIAGKGIESRTLLYRAMLSHAWPYLRTLCNVLTPPTGRLDALIRNRVKPLHSRRNQPRPGEQTVNERVHISALQRWQLEAVQHDAPEHKAIPPVPYRPPNLAEVIRQARLAPGKRPVTIVGWDGEPIPAAQVYWPAEE, encoded by the coding sequence ATGATCAAACGACGCCTCATCCTGTGCCTGGACGGCACCTGGAACAGCAACGACAAGAGCGACGCCATCACCAACGTGGTCAAGCTGATGCGCCTGATCCCGTGCATCGGCGCAGACGGCATCAGCCAGATCGTCTACTACGATCGCGGCGTGGGCACCGGGCCGGGGGACAGAATCACAGGCGGGTTCAGCGGCAAGGGGCTGGACGAGAAAATCATCGATGCCTACCGCTTTCTCGGCAACAACTACCACCCAGGCGACGAGATCTATCTGTTCGGCTTTTCCCGCGGCGCCTACACCGCGCGCAGCCTCGCCGGGCTTATCGACATCGCCGGGGTCATACACCCGTCCTGTCTGGGCGAACAGCTGGACGAACTGCAGACCATCCGCCGCTCAAACCAGACCGCTCAGCACAAGCGAGCAGCCATCGCCGCCATCAGCGGTCTGCGCCGGCATGAACCGGCACCCATCAAATGCATCGGCGTATGGGACACCGTCGGTTCGCTGGGCATCCCCGGGGACTGGGCGCGGCACAAGTCCTTCGCCTCGCGCTGGTACTTTCATGACGTGCACCTGGGCCAACATGTCGACGTCGCCCTGCACGCCCTGGCCATCGATGAAAAGCGCCCGGCCTTTCCGCCGACCCTGTGGGAGAAACCGATTGACCAGCCACTGCCACCCGGGCAGGTGGTCGAGCAGGTATGGTTCCCGGGTGTGCACTCCAATATCGGCGGCTCTTATGCGGACAGCCGCCTGTCTGACATCACGCTGGACTGGATGATCAAGCGGCTACGCGCCCACACCAGGTTGACCGTCGACGACCTGACGCTTCACCCGGCTGCGCAGACAATCGAAGACTGCATCGCCGGCAAGGGCATCGAAAGCCGCACGCTGCTGTACCGCGCCATGCTCAGCCACGCGTGGCCCTACCTGCGCACGCTATGCAATGTACTCACCCCACCCACCGGCAGGCTGGACGCGCTGATCCGCAACCGGGTCAAACCGCTACACAGCCGCCGTAACCAGCCCAGACCCGGTGAGCAAACCGTCAACGAACGGGTGCACATATCGGCCCTGCAACGCTGGCAACTGGAGGCCGTGCAGCATGATGCACCGGAGCATAAAGCCATACCGCCGGTCCCCTACCGACCACCGAACCTGGCGGAGGTCATCAGGCAGGCACGCCTGGCCCCAGGGAAACGTCCGGTCACGATTGTCGGCTGGGATGGCGAACCGATCCCGGCAGCGCAGGTGTACTGGCCCGCCGAGGAGTAG
- the dmeF gene encoding CDF family Co(II)/Ni(II) efflux transporter DmeF — protein MNSTARPAHDHVFLGSQHEGNARRTLWVVALTLVMMVGEITAGYLTGSMALLADGFHMATHAGALGIAAAAYAYARRHAHSGRYSFGTGKVGDLGGFASALILGLVALGIAFESVMRLLQPVPVQFGAAILVAILGLVVNVVSAVLLGPKHSHGHEGEGAHGHAHQHGGDNNLRSAYFHVLADALTSVLAIVGLMAGRYLGWVWVDPLMGIVGALVIARWAWSLIGVTSGVLLDRTDPHVADEIRQLVEGPGDAAVVDLHVWQVGPEALAAIVSVVGRGESGAEEVRQRLDHVHEVKHLTVEFRSGDV, from the coding sequence ATGAACAGCACCGCCCGACCGGCCCATGACCATGTCTTTCTCGGCTCGCAACACGAAGGCAACGCCCGGCGCACGCTGTGGGTGGTGGCGCTGACGCTGGTGATGATGGTCGGCGAGATCACGGCCGGGTATCTCACCGGCTCCATGGCATTGCTTGCCGACGGGTTTCACATGGCCACGCACGCCGGCGCGCTGGGCATCGCCGCGGCGGCTTACGCCTACGCCCGGCGCCATGCGCACAGCGGGCGTTACAGCTTCGGCACCGGCAAGGTGGGGGATCTCGGCGGCTTTGCGTCGGCGCTGATCCTGGGGCTGGTCGCGTTGGGGATCGCGTTCGAGTCGGTGATGCGGCTGCTGCAGCCGGTTCCGGTCCAGTTCGGCGCGGCCATTCTGGTGGCAATACTGGGGCTGGTGGTGAACGTGGTCAGCGCGGTGTTGCTCGGGCCTAAGCACAGCCATGGGCATGAGGGCGAAGGCGCGCACGGACACGCTCACCAGCACGGCGGCGACAACAACCTGCGATCGGCCTATTTTCATGTGCTGGCCGATGCGTTGACCTCCGTCCTGGCGATCGTCGGGCTGATGGCGGGCCGCTATCTGGGCTGGGTATGGGTGGACCCGCTGATGGGTATCGTCGGCGCACTGGTCATCGCGCGCTGGGCGTGGAGCCTGATCGGTGTGACGTCGGGCGTGCTACTGGACCGCACCGATCCGCATGTGGCCGACGAGATCCGGCAGCTGGTTGAAGGGCCAGGCGATGCGGCGGTGGTTGATCTGCACGTATGGCAGGTCGGCCCGGAGGCGCTGGCGGCGATTGTAAGTGTGGTGGGGCGCGGGGAGTCGGGTGCCGAGGAGGTGCGTCAGAGACTTGACCATGTGCATGAGGTCAAGCATCTGACGGTGGAGTTTCGAAGCGGGGATGTCTGA
- a CDS encoding PPC domain-containing protein, whose product MKKLICCLALIGLTSGCTQMIEHAAYVAPEDVPPAPELVPIQMGQTIDVAAPEMFLLRTRMMDAEIPLFNFYQFNSKPGQTVTITMRSKGGDTALSLLDSYGHENVQILASTTSVRNNEAARAARARGEHSEMIITLPPDEDGVYYIQPTMAQNGFSLTLQAGSVPAQDILKKP is encoded by the coding sequence ATGAAGAAACTGATTTGCTGTCTCGCCCTGATCGGCCTGACAAGCGGTTGCACCCAAATGATCGAACACGCGGCGTACGTTGCCCCTGAGGACGTCCCGCCGGCACCGGAACTCGTTCCAATCCAGATGGGCCAAACTATCGATGTGGCGGCGCCGGAGATGTTTCTGCTACGCACCCGCATGATGGATGCCGAAATACCGCTGTTCAACTTCTACCAGTTCAACTCCAAGCCCGGACAGACCGTCACCATCACCATGCGCTCCAAGGGTGGAGACACCGCCCTGTCGCTGCTGGACTCCTATGGCCACGAGAACGTGCAAATCCTTGCCAGCACCACATCAGTCCGTAACAACGAGGCGGCGCGGGCAGCACGGGCGCGCGGAGAGCATTCCGAAATGATCATCACGCTCCCGCCGGATGAAGATGGCGTTTACTACATCCAGCCGACCATGGCGCAGAACGGCTTTTCGCTCACGCTGCAGGCCGGATCGGTACCCGCGCAGGACATTCTGAAAAAACCTTGA
- a CDS encoding penicillin-binding protein activator LpoB → MQYRPISVVACALLLSACAGTAVNNTAGRQTIYEDVRTSSSTVQGIGLESQDIVAVTDQMMRDMLANPALARRATPPRIILDSAYFTNESASRINKNMITDRLRIELQRAAQGRMVFIGREHAAMVEAERDLKRAGVTDAGTIRSTQGTAGADFRLVGRITSADAVDTYSSATSRYQQLTFEMIDMEYGTVVWAGMYEMKKTAQDDVIYR, encoded by the coding sequence ATGCAGTACCGTCCGATTTCCGTCGTCGCCTGTGCGCTCCTGCTTTCCGCCTGCGCCGGCACCGCAGTCAACAACACCGCCGGCCGCCAGACCATCTACGAAGATGTGCGCACCAGCAGCTCAACCGTCCAGGGCATCGGCCTGGAATCGCAGGACATCGTTGCCGTCACCGACCAGATGATGCGCGACATGCTTGCCAACCCTGCCCTGGCCCGTCGCGCCACACCTCCGCGGATCATCCTCGATTCGGCCTACTTCACCAACGAAAGCGCCTCGCGGATCAACAAGAACATGATCACCGACCGGCTGCGTATCGAGCTGCAACGCGCGGCTCAGGGACGCATGGTGTTCATCGGGCGCGAGCATGCTGCCATGGTCGAAGCAGAGCGTGATCTCAAGCGCGCCGGCGTGACCGATGCCGGCACCATCCGCAGCACCCAGGGCACTGCCGGCGCGGACTTCCGGCTGGTCGGTCGCATTACTTCGGCCGACGCGGTCGACACCTACTCCAGCGCCACATCGCGTTATCAGCAGCTGACCTTCGAGATGATCGACATGGAATACGGCACCGTCGTCTGGGCCGGCATGTACGAGATGAAGAAGACCGCGCAGGACGATGTGATCTACCGCTAG
- a CDS encoding MBL fold metallo-hydrolase RNA specificity domain-containing protein, which translates to MSGTYPFIEHHGAVQGVTGSCHQLWLTEHDSLLVDCGMFQGAELSNAGAGAGKLEIEFDLSSVRALIATHVHIDHIGRLPWLIAAGFKGPVHCTEPSAMLMPAVLEDAFMLSVKRDRDLTEKFLALVEPMLQGHAYREWISLIDRDDLVCRVRFRQAGHILGSAWVEVDVRYPATGAKHRIVFSGDLGAPHAPLLPPPKSAWQADVVVLESTYGDRLHEDRRTRRERLQKALESALADGGTVLIPAFSIGRTQELLYEIEAIISSAKKRSKGGPGKNLDWENLPIILDAPLATRFTTLYRQLKPWWDKEALRRVRQGHKPLGFEQLLTVDSHDKHIAMVNRLAQTKQPAVVITSNGMCSAGRIVNYLKAMLHDPRHNVLFVGYQARGTPGRDIQQYGPGGGWVELDGERYDIRAGIETLGGYSAHADQKGLVKFVTGMRHWPRQVRLVHGDDAAKQRLAGLLKEAARRKGVAMEVVIPTA; encoded by the coding sequence ATGAGCGGAACCTATCCATTCATCGAGCACCACGGAGCGGTGCAGGGTGTGACCGGGTCGTGCCATCAACTATGGTTGACGGAGCACGACAGCCTGCTGGTCGATTGCGGCATGTTCCAGGGCGCGGAGCTCTCCAACGCAGGGGCGGGTGCAGGCAAGCTGGAGATCGAGTTCGACCTGTCCAGCGTGCGAGCGCTGATCGCCACGCATGTGCATATCGACCATATCGGCAGGCTGCCCTGGTTGATCGCGGCCGGGTTCAAGGGGCCGGTGCATTGCACGGAGCCGTCAGCAATGCTGATGCCTGCTGTGCTGGAAGATGCCTTCATGCTGAGCGTTAAACGCGATCGCGACCTGACAGAGAAATTTCTCGCGCTTGTGGAGCCGATGCTGCAAGGGCACGCCTACCGCGAATGGATCTCGCTCATCGATCGGGACGACCTCGTTTGTCGGGTCCGGTTCCGGCAGGCAGGGCACATTCTCGGGTCGGCGTGGGTTGAGGTGGACGTGCGCTACCCCGCAACCGGGGCGAAGCATCGCATTGTGTTCTCCGGTGATCTTGGCGCGCCGCATGCGCCCTTGCTGCCGCCACCGAAGTCGGCCTGGCAGGCGGACGTGGTGGTGCTGGAGAGTACCTATGGCGACCGCCTGCACGAAGACCGCCGCACTCGCCGCGAGCGCCTGCAGAAGGCGCTGGAGTCGGCGCTGGCCGATGGCGGAACGGTGCTGATCCCTGCGTTCAGCATTGGCCGTACGCAGGAGCTGCTCTACGAGATCGAAGCGATCATCTCCAGCGCAAAAAAGCGCAGCAAAGGCGGGCCGGGCAAGAATCTTGACTGGGAGAATCTGCCGATCATTCTGGATGCGCCGCTGGCCACCCGCTTCACCACGCTATACCGCCAGCTCAAGCCATGGTGGGACAAGGAAGCGCTGCGCCGCGTGCGTCAGGGCCACAAGCCGCTGGGGTTCGAGCAGTTGCTGACGGTGGACTCGCACGACAAGCATATCGCCATGGTCAATCGCCTGGCCCAGACGAAGCAGCCGGCCGTGGTGATCACCAGTAACGGCATGTGCAGCGCCGGGCGGATCGTCAACTACCTGAAGGCCATGCTGCATGACCCGCGACACAACGTGCTGTTCGTCGGCTACCAGGCACGCGGCACCCCGGGGCGGGACATTCAGCAGTATGGGCCGGGTGGCGGCTGGGTCGAGCTTGATGGCGAGCGCTATGACATCCGTGCGGGCATCGAGACGCTGGGTGGCTATTCCGCGCACGCGGATCAGAAGGGCCTGGTGAAATTCGTCACCGGCATGCGCCACTGGCCCAGGCAGGTGCGGCTGGTGCATGGCGATGACGCAGCCAAGCAACGGCTGGCGGGGTTGTTGAAGGAAGCAGCGCGGCGCAAGGGTGTGGCGATGGAAGTGGTGATTCCGACCGCGTGA
- the rfaH gene encoding transcription/translation regulatory transformer protein RfaH produces MSGNQSSSPQWYLIQCKPRQDARAEEHLRNQKFPCYRPVHPVEAMRRGKRVMLDESLFPGYLFINLCQTTDSWHSIRSTRGVARLVTFCDRPVAVPGDIIVDIRQRLATNKAQPLFESGCKVTVSDGPFRDIEAVFCKADGEDRAVILLNLLQREQLLHIPLRALKAAG; encoded by the coding sequence ATGTCTGGCAATCAGAGCAGTTCCCCCCAGTGGTATCTCATCCAGTGCAAGCCCCGCCAGGACGCCCGCGCTGAAGAGCATCTGCGCAATCAGAAATTCCCCTGTTACCGCCCGGTGCACCCGGTCGAAGCCATGCGCCGAGGCAAGCGCGTGATGCTCGACGAATCCCTGTTCCCTGGTTACCTGTTCATCAACCTCTGCCAGACCACTGACAGCTGGCACAGCATTCGCTCGACGCGCGGTGTAGCGCGGCTAGTCACCTTCTGCGACCGTCCGGTGGCCGTGCCGGGTGACATCATCGTAGACATTCGCCAGCGTCTGGCCACCAACAAGGCACAGCCGCTTTTTGAGTCGGGCTGCAAAGTGACGGTGTCCGATGGGCCGTTTCGAGATATCGAGGCGGTGTTCTGCAAAGCAGATGGAGAAGATCGTGCGGTGATCCTGCTCAACCTTTTGCAGCGTGAGCAGTTGTTGCATATTCCGCTCAGAGCGCTAAAGGCAGCGGGTTGA
- a CDS encoding O-antigen ligase family protein, with translation MAIVAAMMCIPIVLFQLLGYDINPAFFLVPLIGLGFLNDFDRTGAAYILSMVAGVVSIFAAEAVSPDGETIRHLLSLVLIMFAPSFLFLGRFLAKSSGISRIFFWFSMFSSIFLIVVAARVILLDQAVRIYIGSLGFAAMNAEFLGLPVFATFGVLSLAHLICLQAMILCGTLIGGVANRWLSAVMWLALLSASFLIFGSESRSAQLLLIWIFGSVVLFAFRDRQNARKALFALLALVAAFGLTYVRGIEASRMLSSLDAIKGPASAQEGHLSGTAEADRVWQEKADQFATGRIQLLVEGVSEAVASPLFGNGFSGYGRYTSEEISPGLAANTSTHVYFLTLVWKGGLIFFIPFIAMLFFNLSSAVRRTRMSEPSPERFFAWSAVLMAFGPMALVWDILIVPSAGAVAFFLFGMLGAKRHSVGPSA, from the coding sequence GTGGCTATCGTTGCCGCTATGATGTGTATCCCCATCGTGCTGTTTCAGCTACTGGGCTATGACATCAACCCTGCCTTTTTCTTGGTTCCTCTGATTGGACTGGGGTTCTTGAATGACTTCGATCGCACGGGGGCAGCCTACATACTTTCGATGGTAGCTGGTGTTGTTTCGATATTTGCAGCGGAAGCGGTATCGCCTGACGGCGAGACGATCAGGCACCTTCTTTCGTTAGTCCTTATCATGTTCGCGCCTTCATTCTTGTTCTTGGGGCGATTTTTAGCGAAGAGTAGCGGGATTAGCCGGATTTTCTTCTGGTTTTCCATGTTTTCATCGATATTCCTGATCGTGGTCGCTGCCCGCGTGATTCTTCTGGACCAAGCCGTGAGGATTTACATAGGTTCTCTTGGCTTTGCGGCCATGAACGCCGAGTTTCTAGGACTGCCGGTTTTTGCGACCTTCGGGGTTCTCAGCCTTGCGCACCTAATTTGTTTGCAAGCCATGATTCTTTGCGGAACTCTAATTGGCGGTGTGGCGAACCGGTGGCTATCAGCAGTAATGTGGCTCGCTCTTTTATCCGCATCGTTTCTGATCTTCGGAAGTGAGTCACGCAGCGCGCAGCTGCTGTTGATCTGGATTTTTGGGTCTGTCGTCCTATTTGCATTTCGCGATCGACAGAATGCGCGAAAAGCTCTCTTCGCGCTTCTCGCCCTTGTCGCTGCGTTTGGTCTCACTTACGTCAGAGGTATAGAGGCGAGTCGGATGTTGTCTTCGCTGGACGCGATCAAGGGGCCAGCGTCTGCACAGGAAGGGCACTTGTCAGGAACCGCAGAGGCAGACAGGGTCTGGCAGGAAAAGGCCGATCAGTTTGCCACGGGTCGCATTCAACTTCTCGTTGAAGGTGTAAGTGAGGCGGTAGCCAGCCCGCTCTTCGGCAATGGTTTCTCAGGGTACGGTCGATATACGTCAGAAGAGATTTCTCCGGGCTTGGCAGCCAATACATCTACTCACGTTTATTTCCTCACGTTGGTCTGGAAAGGAGGATTGATTTTCTTCATTCCATTCATCGCCATGCTCTTTTTCAACCTGAGCTCGGCAGTTCGACGCACCAGGATGAGTGAGCCTTCGCCCGAGCGCTTTTTTGCCTGGTCGGCAGTCTTGATGGCTTTCGGCCCGATGGCGCTAGTCTGGGATATTTTGATAGTTCCAAGCGCCGGAGCGGTGGCGTTTTTCCTGTTCGGTATGCTCGGCGCAAAGAGACACTCAGTAGGCCCGAGCGCGTAG
- a CDS encoding glycosyltransferase: protein MNILLVGFCVSPDYFERYTAGDALPQVAAYKLESRFLRALRIGGARVRTISTAAVSTYPRNPHVLLPSQTGQAQDGRGARVLPLINLPVLKLASRFLGVLTALISQPRSEKPVVCLYSAHTPNLLAAYLYSTFVSAPFFVYVPDLPVYMDMGLNRSLPVKWLKRLDVKLVDAMLARASGVFVAAKPMAEDSSAWAHVPALVVEGICDDSVAVDVEYPASLPDCSGKKIIFYAGSVNRAYGIVELVEAFKRAGSSYELWLCGRGDLEDYLRSQSQDCAAIKYLGFVPPAHAQAIQQRASLLALTRDPAEKYTRYSFPSKILEYMASGVPVMTTKLDGVPAEYDAYLNLIEEFSVDCIARTIERLDRMDETVLLRKADDARDWLLREKTSGAVGARIVRFVEANCERISR, encoded by the coding sequence ATGAATATTCTGTTGGTGGGTTTTTGTGTAAGCCCGGACTATTTCGAGAGATACACTGCTGGCGATGCGCTCCCTCAGGTTGCGGCGTACAAGCTTGAGTCGCGATTCTTGCGTGCTTTGCGCATTGGTGGGGCGCGTGTGCGGACGATTTCCACAGCGGCAGTCTCGACTTATCCACGCAATCCGCACGTGCTCCTGCCGAGTCAGACTGGGCAAGCTCAGGACGGGCGCGGGGCACGGGTCCTTCCGCTGATCAACTTGCCGGTGTTGAAACTCGCGTCGCGCTTTTTGGGGGTGCTGACCGCGTTGATTTCTCAGCCCAGGTCCGAAAAGCCGGTGGTTTGCTTATATTCGGCCCATACGCCAAATCTGCTCGCTGCGTATTTGTACTCGACGTTCGTGTCGGCTCCCTTCTTCGTGTACGTGCCGGATCTGCCGGTTTATATGGATATGGGGCTCAACCGGTCGTTGCCTGTCAAATGGCTGAAAAGGCTGGACGTCAAACTGGTAGATGCCATGCTGGCTCGGGCGAGTGGCGTTTTTGTCGCTGCCAAGCCAATGGCTGAGGACAGTTCCGCCTGGGCGCATGTGCCTGCGCTAGTAGTGGAGGGAATATGTGATGACTCGGTCGCGGTGGATGTTGAGTATCCGGCTTCACTACCCGACTGCTCAGGCAAAAAAATTATATTTTATGCTGGTTCGGTTAACCGCGCTTACGGCATTGTCGAACTCGTCGAAGCGTTCAAGAGGGCGGGATCTTCCTACGAGCTCTGGCTGTGCGGCCGTGGCGACCTAGAGGACTACCTGCGAAGCCAATCGCAGGATTGCGCTGCGATCAAATACCTCGGATTCGTACCGCCCGCGCATGCTCAAGCTATTCAGCAGCGTGCCTCGTTGCTTGCCCTGACCCGTGACCCAGCGGAAAAGTACACTCGGTACTCATTTCCTTCCAAGATTCTGGAGTACATGGCCAGTGGTGTCCCAGTCATGACAACCAAGCTTGATGGGGTTCCTGCAGAGTACGATGCCTATCTGAACCTCATTGAAGAATTCTCGGTTGATTGTATAGCGCGGACAATCGAAAGATTGGACCGCATGGATGAAACCGTTTTGCTGCGAAAAGCTGACGATGCCCGTGACTGGCTCTTGCGTGAAAAGACCAGCGGTGCAGTCGGCGCAAGAATCGTGCGTTTTGTGGAGGCGAATTGTGAACGAATTTCAAGGTAA